Proteins from a single region of Belliella baltica DSM 15883:
- a CDS encoding 16S rRNA (uracil(1498)-N(3))-methyltransferase: MQLFFHEHTSDDQFTLDSEESKHLIKVLRKTQGDRVKFTNGKGCLFHCVILDSNPKSAKIKIEEREFLPEDDYYIHLAISPTKNSERMEWMVEKLTEIGVHEITFMESKYSERSHLKLERLEKKIIAACKQSLKTRVPKLNPVRPMNELVQDSKFNTYQRFIAYVDKENDRHLFDKVKPDNAYLILIGPEGDFSQQELQLAFGNHFLPCSLGKSRLRSETAGVAAVHTIQLKNNLKEL, translated from the coding sequence ATGCAACTATTTTTCCATGAACATACAAGTGATGATCAATTCACACTCGATTCAGAAGAATCAAAACACCTGATTAAAGTCCTGAGAAAAACTCAGGGAGATCGTGTTAAATTCACCAATGGAAAAGGATGTCTTTTTCATTGTGTCATCCTCGATAGCAACCCTAAAAGTGCTAAAATTAAAATTGAAGAAAGAGAATTTCTTCCAGAAGATGACTATTACATACACCTTGCGATTTCTCCAACTAAAAATTCTGAAAGAATGGAATGGATGGTGGAAAAATTGACAGAAATTGGTGTTCATGAAATCACCTTCATGGAATCTAAATATTCAGAAAGAAGTCACCTCAAACTAGAAAGACTAGAAAAAAAGATAATTGCTGCTTGTAAACAAAGTCTAAAGACACGTGTTCCTAAACTGAACCCTGTAAGACCAATGAATGAGCTCGTTCAAGACAGCAAATTCAATACCTATCAGAGATTCATCGCCTATGTTGACAAAGAAAATGATCGTCATTTATTCGATAAAGTCAAGCCTGATAATGCATACCTGATTTTAATAGGGCCTGAAGGAGACTTTTCTCAACAGGAACTTCAGTTAGCTTTTGGCAATCATTTCTTACCTTGTTCTTTAGGAAAAAGCAGACTAAGATCTGAAACAGCAGGTGTAGCAGCAGTACATACCATTCAACTTAAAAATAATTTAAAAGAACTATGA
- a CDS encoding acyl-CoA-binding protein has protein sequence MIASNLDEALALTKKFTSKPSNEELLKLYGLYKQATEGDNKGDTPGGFDFIAAAKHNAWLNNIGKSKEEAQEQYISFVNSISSKYI, from the coding sequence ATGATTGCATCAAATTTAGATGAAGCTTTGGCTCTCACGAAGAAATTTACAAGTAAGCCATCAAATGAAGAACTTTTGAAACTTTATGGCCTATACAAACAAGCCACAGAAGGTGATAACAAGGGGGATACTCCTGGTGGATTTGATTTCATCGCTGCAGCAAAACATAATGCCTGGCTTAATAACATAGGAAAAAGTAAAGAAGAAGCGCAAGAACAATACATTTCTTTTGTTAATAGCATTTCTTCAAAATACATTTGA
- a CDS encoding cysteine desulfurase: MSLNIDHIRSLFPVLHQEVNGKPLIYFDNAATTQKPLAVIEALSDYYKTDNSNIHRGAHTLADRATRYYENTRVVLQSFINAKEVEEIIFTKGTTEGINLIASTFGRKYIKEGDEIIISTMEHHSNIVPWQMLCEENGATLKIIPVSEEGELDMDAFDKMLSSKTKLVSIVHVSNALGTINPVEQIIEKAHAVGAKVLLDGAQSTSHLEVDVQDLDCDFLVFSAHKLYGPTGLGVMYGKREILDSMPPYQGGGEMIKEVSFAKTTYNELPFKFEAGTPNIGDVIAFGKALEFINEHGKKSIKTHEDELLSYATEELNKIKGFVPVGTAKNKVSVISFNINGMHPFDVGMMLDANGIAVRTGHHCTQPLMQRFGIEGTVRASFSVYNTKSEIDSLVASVTKIAKIKNK; this comes from the coding sequence ATGTCATTAAATATCGATCACATCAGAAGTTTATTTCCAGTACTTCATCAAGAAGTAAATGGCAAACCTTTGATTTATTTTGACAATGCTGCGACGACACAAAAGCCCTTGGCTGTTATAGAAGCTTTGTCCGATTATTACAAAACAGACAATTCTAATATTCATAGAGGAGCGCATACTTTAGCTGATAGAGCTACGCGTTATTATGAAAATACAAGGGTAGTTTTACAATCATTTATCAACGCTAAGGAAGTCGAGGAAATTATCTTCACAAAAGGTACAACAGAAGGAATCAATTTGATCGCTTCTACATTTGGAAGAAAGTATATCAAAGAAGGTGATGAGATAATCATTTCTACGATGGAGCATCATTCCAATATTGTTCCTTGGCAGATGCTGTGCGAGGAAAATGGTGCAACTCTGAAAATCATACCAGTTAGCGAGGAAGGTGAATTGGATATGGATGCTTTTGACAAAATGCTTTCTTCAAAAACCAAGCTAGTCAGTATCGTTCATGTTTCCAATGCACTTGGTACAATCAATCCTGTAGAACAAATCATTGAAAAAGCTCATGCTGTTGGAGCAAAAGTGCTTCTCGATGGCGCACAATCTACCAGCCACTTGGAAGTAGATGTGCAAGACCTTGACTGTGATTTTCTTGTTTTCTCTGCCCACAAACTTTATGGACCGACTGGTCTTGGGGTAATGTATGGGAAAAGAGAAATTCTGGACAGCATGCCACCCTATCAAGGAGGCGGTGAAATGATTAAAGAAGTGTCTTTTGCAAAGACAACATATAACGAACTTCCTTTCAAATTTGAAGCAGGTACTCCCAACATAGGTGATGTGATTGCTTTTGGTAAAGCTCTAGAGTTCATCAACGAACATGGTAAAAAGTCAATCAAAACGCATGAAGATGAGCTATTGAGTTACGCAACAGAAGAATTGAATAAAATAAAAGGATTTGTTCCAGTAGGAACTGCAAAAAATAAAGTCAGCGTTATTTCTTTTAATATTAATGGTATGCATCCTTTTGATGTAGGAATGATGCTTGACGCAAATGGAATTGCGGTAAGAACTGGACATCATTGTACACAACCTTTGATGCAAAGATTCGGAATTGAAGGAACTGTGAGAGCATCCTTCTCTGTTTACAATACCAAATCAGAAATTGACAGCCTTGTTGCTTCAGTCACTAAAATTGCAAAAATCAAAAATAAATGA
- a CDS encoding BrxA/BrxB family bacilliredoxin gives MYPEDLIAPMRAELTDVGFQEFRTDEDVTNHLKDHKGTTFVVVNSVCGCAAGAARPGVRYALDKSSVKPTNLATVFAGNDVSAVNKIREAVLPYPPSSPAMALFKDGELVHFIERHHIEGRNAQMIGDHLVEVFEHFCK, from the coding sequence ATGTATCCAGAGGATTTAATAGCACCAATGCGTGCAGAATTGACTGATGTAGGTTTTCAGGAATTTAGAACAGATGAAGATGTTACAAACCATCTTAAAGATCATAAAGGAACCACTTTCGTCGTAGTAAACTCAGTTTGTGGATGTGCAGCAGGCGCTGCTAGACCAGGCGTAAGATATGCACTAGATAAAAGTAGCGTAAAGCCAACAAATCTAGCTACTGTTTTTGCTGGAAATGACGTATCGGCGGTCAATAAAATCAGAGAAGCAGTGCTGCCCTACCCTCCATCTTCTCCTGCTATGGCATTGTTCAAAGATGGAGAATTAGTTCACTTTATCGAAAGACATCACATCGAAGGTAGAAATGCTCAGATGATCGGTGATCATCTTGTTGAAGTTTTTGAGCACTTCTGCAAATAA
- a CDS encoding alpha/beta hydrolase, with product MVLPKENRIANTKKGLTFILKTDEDDERPVFIAGNFNHWLTQDKQFQMTKLEVGKYSFQFPENFKFPIPLEYKFTKGDWSEVEIDRYGNKTPNRVLTESKVFREEYVPRWRKNWLPFQKEHLPKIHLISEEFEIPQLNKTRKIWALLPHDYETSNENYPVLYLQDAQNLFNENAAYDNWQIDKKLAVMSYYGIGKIIVIAVEHAEKERIIEYNVGNTLLGKGQGKKYIRFITDTLKPFVDKNFRTKPLREFTGIGGSSMGGLVSIFSGMMYPEVYGKLMIFSPSLWVLPKIKLAFLDLFDPADTKIYLYAGGDESETMIKHVKKFKKKLLKNEALREKMKIKLSINEEGKHNESYWSDEFPKAIEWLFFSNKEEDK from the coding sequence ATGGTTTTGCCCAAGGAAAACAGGATAGCTAACACTAAAAAAGGCTTAACTTTCATTCTAAAGACGGATGAAGATGACGAGAGGCCTGTTTTTATCGCAGGCAATTTTAATCATTGGCTTACTCAAGATAAGCAATTTCAAATGACAAAACTGGAAGTTGGCAAATACAGCTTTCAGTTTCCCGAAAATTTTAAATTTCCGATTCCTTTAGAATACAAATTTACAAAAGGTGATTGGTCAGAGGTAGAGATTGACCGATATGGGAATAAAACACCAAATCGAGTCCTTACAGAATCTAAAGTTTTTCGAGAGGAATATGTACCAAGATGGAGGAAAAATTGGCTTCCATTTCAAAAAGAACATTTACCAAAAATTCATTTGATCTCAGAGGAGTTTGAAATTCCCCAACTGAACAAAACTAGAAAAATCTGGGCTCTCCTCCCCCACGACTACGAAACTTCCAACGAAAACTACCCTGTACTCTACCTTCAAGATGCACAAAATCTTTTCAATGAAAATGCAGCATACGATAACTGGCAAATTGACAAAAAGCTCGCTGTCATGTCATATTATGGTATTGGGAAAATTATTGTCATCGCTGTCGAACATGCAGAAAAAGAGCGAATTATTGAATACAACGTTGGTAATACTTTGCTCGGAAAAGGTCAAGGAAAAAAGTACATCAGATTTATCACAGATACCTTAAAACCATTTGTCGATAAGAACTTCAGAACTAAACCACTACGAGAATTTACCGGAATCGGTGGAAGTTCTATGGGGGGATTGGTAAGTATTTTCAGCGGAATGATGTACCCGGAAGTTTATGGGAAATTAATGATTTTCTCCCCTTCATTATGGGTCTTACCGAAAATTAAGTTAGCCTTTTTAGATTTATTTGACCCAGCTGACACAAAAATATATTTATATGCTGGTGGAGATGAAAGTGAAACCATGATCAAGCATGTGAAGAAGTTTAAGAAAAAACTTCTCAAAAATGAAGCTCTCAGAGAAAAAATGAAAATTAAACTTTCTATCAATGAAGAAGGCAAGCACAATGAAAGCTATTGGAGTGATGAATTCCCAAAAGCAATAGAATGGTTGTTTTTTAGCAATAAAGAAGAGGATAAGTAG
- a CDS encoding ATP-grasp domain-containing protein encodes MNTDTKTFICISNFFKGGDFMKQLNILGNKVYLITSEKLKEKPWPHEHLEEVFYMSGQDLDWNLEHLLLGVADLMKANKIESIIALDDYDVEKATFLRENLRIPGMGQTTGRYFRDKLAMRMRAKDAGVLVPAFSALFNDEEINHFADTVAAPWVLKPRSEASANGIIKVHDKENLWKHVHELGENRIRYLVEQFKPGDVYHADGLNLEGKTLSCTVSKYLATPMEISQGGGIFRSANIEYNSDDDKAIQKANVQVMKAFGMKSGATHTEFIKNREDGEIYFLETSSRVGGAHLAEMVEGATGINLWAEWAKIENALARGQEYQLPKKRKEYAGIVLTLSKFEKPDLSSFDDAEVCFRVPLDYHAGLIIRSKKHAKVRELLDNYAERLTKDFSTTADPEQLKKFH; translated from the coding sequence ATGAACACCGATACCAAAACTTTTATCTGCATTTCTAACTTTTTCAAAGGTGGAGATTTTATGAAGCAACTGAACATTTTAGGAAACAAAGTCTATTTGATTACTTCTGAAAAACTCAAAGAAAAACCTTGGCCACACGAGCATTTGGAGGAAGTTTTTTATATGTCAGGACAGGATTTGGATTGGAATCTAGAGCATTTGCTCCTCGGGGTTGCTGATTTGATGAAAGCTAACAAAATTGAATCCATCATTGCCTTGGATGATTATGATGTGGAGAAAGCAACCTTTCTCAGGGAAAACCTAAGAATTCCAGGTATGGGTCAAACAACCGGTCGATATTTTAGAGATAAGCTCGCCATGAGAATGAGAGCAAAAGATGCTGGCGTTCTTGTTCCAGCGTTCTCAGCACTTTTCAATGACGAAGAAATCAATCACTTTGCAGATACAGTTGCTGCACCTTGGGTTTTAAAACCAAGATCCGAAGCCTCAGCAAATGGTATCATCAAAGTTCATGACAAGGAAAATCTTTGGAAACATGTCCATGAATTGGGTGAAAATAGAATTCGATACCTTGTGGAGCAATTCAAACCTGGAGACGTTTATCATGCTGATGGATTAAACCTGGAGGGAAAAACACTTTCTTGCACAGTTTCAAAATATTTGGCCACCCCAATGGAAATTTCCCAAGGAGGAGGAATTTTCAGAAGTGCCAACATCGAGTACAATTCTGATGATGACAAAGCCATCCAAAAAGCCAACGTACAAGTCATGAAGGCTTTTGGAATGAAAAGTGGAGCTACTCATACAGAATTCATAAAAAACAGAGAAGATGGGGAAATCTATTTTTTAGAAACATCCAGTAGAGTTGGCGGTGCACATCTAGCTGAAATGGTGGAAGGAGCTACGGGGATTAATTTATGGGCAGAATGGGCGAAAATAGAAAATGCGCTTGCTCGTGGACAGGAATATCAACTTCCAAAAAAACGAAAAGAATATGCTGGAATTGTTTTGACACTTTCCAAGTTTGAAAAGCCAGATTTATCATCATTTGATGATGCTGAAGTGTGTTTTAGGGTTCCCTTAGACTATCATGCTGGCTTGATCATCCGATCAAAAAAACATGCAAAGGTGAGAGAACTGCTAGATAATTATGCTGAGAGATTAACAAAAGACTTTTCAACCACCGCTGATCCTGAGCAACTCAAAAAATTTCATTAG
- a CDS encoding helix-turn-helix transcriptional regulator, with product MKNSLKVERAKKDMTQQDLADRIGVSRQTINSIEAGKYVPSTVLALKIAQNFEVSVEDIFTLEEND from the coding sequence ATGAAGAATAGTCTCAAGGTAGAGCGCGCCAAAAAGGATATGACTCAGCAAGATTTGGCTGATCGGATTGGGGTGAGTAGGCAAACGATCAATTCGATTGAAGCAGGAAAATATGTTCCATCAACGGTACTTGCTTTAAAAATTGCTCAAAACTTTGAAGTATCTGTAGAAGATATCTTTACACTGGAAGAAAATGACTGA
- a CDS encoding SufE family protein, whose amino-acid sequence MSIQDIQNEIINEFSILGDDRESTIYYIMELGNKLPEMPDSHKSEENIIKGCQSKVWLTASEENNKINYLADSNTDITKGLISLLIRVLSGRSPEEIIKADLDFIGKIGMGNIIGSQRSNGLAAMIKQMKMYAIAYQAKLNA is encoded by the coding sequence ATGAGCATTCAAGACATTCAAAATGAGATAATCAACGAATTCAGCATTCTTGGTGATGACAGAGAGTCGACCATTTATTACATTATGGAATTAGGTAATAAACTCCCTGAAATGCCAGATTCTCATAAGAGTGAGGAGAATATCATCAAAGGATGTCAATCAAAAGTTTGGTTAACAGCTAGTGAAGAAAATAACAAAATCAACTATTTGGCTGATTCTAATACGGATATTACTAAGGGTTTGATCAGTTTGTTAATCAGAGTGCTTTCAGGCAGATCACCAGAAGAAATCATCAAAGCAGACCTAGATTTTATAGGAAAAATCGGAATGGGGAATATCATTGGATCACAAAGATCAAATGGACTTGCTGCGATGATTAAACAAATGAAAATGTACGCAATAGCCTATCAGGCTAAACTTAACGCATAA
- a CDS encoding DEAD/DEAH box helicase, which yields MEQELTFSDLGISSEILKAVEDMGYTQPSTIQSQSIPLLLDGRDVIGQAQTGTGKTASFGIPIIDQVDPTINKPQALILCPTRELAVQVEGEIVKLSKYKRGISSTCIYGGESIDRQIKSLKRGVQIVVGTPGRIMDHMQRRTLNLSQISIIVLDEADEMLDMGFRDDIETILSSMPEERQTVFFSATMPKPILDLTRKYQNNPEIVKVLRKELTVENISQAYYEVRPSLRIELMVRLMELNQFKLSVVFCNTKRSTDEVTESLISKGIMAEALHGDLSQAQRTKVMNKFRKGTCSVLVATDVAARGIDVDDVEAVFNYDLPLDEENYVHRIGRTGRAGKSGMALSFVTGRKDTYRLRDLEKFIKTTIHKMDPPSVTDLVELKKASLVKDVNASINKVEDNQLFEETIGMMLAEGLTIEQVALGLIKMQMGETVKEMEDQNFGLDLGGGRDRDRGDRGSRRGERDFGGRGRSERGDRFSGRDRSERGGDRFDRSERAPRRERTSSREKGVREPGMARLFINVGAKDRIRPNDIVGAIAGETGVPGKSIGGIDIFDNFSFVDVPQKDADHVINVMRDNTIKGKVVNIEISKG from the coding sequence ATGGAACAAGAATTAACATTCTCTGACCTTGGGATTTCATCAGAAATCCTAAAGGCTGTAGAAGATATGGGCTATACCCAACCTTCTACAATTCAATCACAATCTATACCTCTTTTGCTTGATGGCAGAGATGTCATCGGACAAGCTCAAACCGGAACTGGTAAGACTGCGTCTTTTGGTATTCCAATCATCGATCAAGTTGATCCAACGATCAACAAGCCACAAGCTTTGATCCTATGCCCTACAAGAGAACTTGCTGTACAGGTAGAAGGCGAAATCGTCAAACTATCTAAGTATAAAAGAGGAATCAGCAGCACATGTATCTATGGTGGTGAGTCTATTGATAGACAAATCAAAAGTTTAAAAAGAGGCGTACAGATTGTAGTGGGCACACCAGGTCGTATTATGGACCACATGCAAAGGAGAACTCTTAATCTAAGTCAAATTAGCATCATTGTTTTGGATGAGGCTGACGAGATGTTGGATATGGGATTCAGAGATGATATTGAGACCATTTTGAGCTCAATGCCAGAAGAGAGGCAAACGGTATTTTTCTCAGCAACCATGCCAAAACCAATTCTAGACTTGACAAGGAAATACCAAAACAATCCTGAGATTGTGAAAGTATTGAGAAAGGAATTAACTGTAGAGAATATTTCCCAAGCTTATTATGAAGTAAGACCAAGCTTAAGAATTGAGTTGATGGTTAGACTGATGGAACTGAATCAATTTAAGCTGAGTGTTGTATTTTGTAATACAAAAAGATCTACAGATGAAGTAACCGAGTCCTTGATTTCTAAAGGAATTATGGCGGAGGCCTTGCATGGTGATCTTTCTCAAGCGCAAAGAACCAAAGTAATGAATAAGTTCAGAAAAGGAACTTGCTCAGTATTGGTAGCTACAGATGTGGCAGCTAGAGGTATAGATGTGGATGATGTGGAAGCAGTATTCAATTATGATTTGCCATTAGACGAAGAAAACTACGTTCACAGAATCGGTAGAACAGGTAGAGCTGGTAAATCAGGTATGGCTTTGAGTTTTGTAACTGGAAGAAAAGATACTTATAGATTGAGAGATCTTGAGAAATTTATCAAGACTACAATCCATAAAATGGATCCCCCTTCAGTAACTGATTTGGTGGAGTTGAAAAAAGCTTCATTGGTGAAGGATGTAAATGCATCTATCAACAAAGTAGAAGACAATCAGCTTTTTGAAGAAACTATCGGAATGATGCTTGCTGAAGGTTTGACAATAGAGCAAGTTGCATTAGGTTTGATCAAAATGCAAATGGGAGAGACTGTCAAGGAAATGGAAGATCAAAACTTCGGCCTAGATTTAGGTGGAGGAAGAGATAGAGACCGTGGAGATAGAGGTTCTAGAAGAGGAGAAAGAGACTTTGGAGGAAGAGGAAGAAGCGAAAGAGGAGACAGATTCTCTGGCAGAGACCGTTCTGAAAGAGGTGGAGATAGATTCGATCGTTCTGAAAGAGCACCAAGGAGAGAAAGAACTTCTTCAAGAGAAAAGGGCGTAAGAGAACCAGGAATGGCTCGCCTTTTTATTAATGTTGGTGCAAAAGATAGAATTCGTCCAAATGATATCGTTGGAGCTATCGCTGGTGAAACTGGCGTACCAGGAAAAAGCATTGGAGGAATTGATATATTTGACAACTTCTCTTTTGTGGATGTCCCTCAAAAAGATGCTGATCATGTAATCAACGTGATGAGAGACAACACGATAAAAGGTAAAGTTGTAAATATTGAAATTTCAAAAGGTTAA
- a CDS encoding DUF59 domain-containing protein, which yields MSETTNNMVEIPSQELKEKVITAIKQVYDPEIPVDVYELGLIYEISVYPVNNVYVLMTLTSPNCPSAEFIPSEIKDKIQQIQGINHVELELTFDPPYSQDMMSDAAKLELGFL from the coding sequence ATGTCAGAGACTACAAATAACATGGTGGAAATTCCTAGTCAGGAATTAAAAGAAAAAGTAATCACAGCCATTAAACAAGTGTATGATCCTGAAATCCCAGTGGACGTATATGAGCTAGGATTGATTTATGAAATAAGCGTTTATCCAGTCAATAATGTATATGTATTAATGACGCTCACTTCACCAAACTGTCCATCAGCAGAATTTATCCCAAGTGAAATAAAAGATAAAATTCAACAAATCCAGGGAATCAATCATGTTGAATTGGAGTTGACATTTGACCCACCTTATTCGCAAGATATGATGTCTGATGCAGCAAAACTTGAATTAGGATTTCTTTAA
- a CDS encoding leucyl aminopeptidase family protein, producing the protein MKIKIKSASSELGKLVIIPFFEKSSGIVLPLNSLETTISKNVFSGKKDSLFILEKSNTIYILLGVGSEPTYNSILTAFRRITAKHADLIENEIDLYFTADFTATQQQAALNGLMLGSYRLSHFKKSETSSKDWDSIQLGILSNEKTIEKLSEDIIKISEAQLECMKLVDLPPNTATPSYLSDWTKEASEKYGFGLEVLGREAAAKIGLKAFLAVSQGSDIDRAPQFIIAEYRVENPKKHLGLVGKGVTFDTGGLNIKTAGMVHMKCDMGGAATVLGALQAIADLKLPYDVTAIVPCVENAVDSLSFLPSDVIGSYSGKTIEIIDTDAEGRLILADGLSYLVKNYKNDHVLDFATLTGSAVGTFGYNCAALFTNDKVLSENLQNAGDQISERMWPLPLWDSYKSEMDSEIADIKNYNGKPVAGAITAAKFLEAFTENHPSWAHLDIAGTAFGDSEFAKTKHATAYGVHLIVKLLQNL; encoded by the coding sequence ATGAAAATCAAAATCAAATCAGCTTCTTCTGAACTTGGAAAGCTAGTCATTATCCCATTTTTTGAGAAGAGTTCTGGTATAGTATTGCCACTTAACTCTCTAGAAACAACGATATCCAAAAATGTATTTTCTGGAAAAAAAGACAGCCTGTTTATACTTGAAAAATCAAATACAATCTATATTCTTTTAGGTGTAGGTTCTGAACCAACCTACAATTCAATTCTAACTGCTTTTAGAAGAATCACTGCAAAACATGCGGATTTGATTGAGAATGAAATTGATTTATATTTTACAGCTGATTTTACTGCAACACAGCAACAAGCTGCATTGAATGGTTTGATGTTAGGCTCCTATCGATTGAGTCATTTTAAAAAATCAGAGACATCATCAAAGGACTGGGATTCTATCCAATTAGGAATTCTATCCAATGAAAAGACTATTGAAAAGCTTTCTGAGGATATTATTAAAATCTCTGAAGCCCAATTGGAGTGCATGAAACTGGTTGATTTACCTCCCAATACTGCTACTCCATCCTATTTGAGTGATTGGACAAAGGAAGCATCTGAAAAATATGGTTTTGGATTAGAAGTCTTAGGTAGAGAAGCTGCCGCAAAAATAGGATTGAAAGCTTTTTTGGCAGTGAGTCAAGGAAGTGATATTGACAGAGCTCCTCAATTTATCATTGCGGAATACAGAGTTGAAAATCCCAAAAAACACCTTGGATTAGTTGGCAAAGGAGTCACATTTGATACCGGTGGATTGAATATCAAAACTGCAGGAATGGTACACATGAAATGCGATATGGGAGGAGCTGCAACAGTTCTGGGAGCTCTGCAAGCTATCGCAGATTTGAAGTTGCCTTATGATGTGACTGCGATTGTGCCTTGCGTGGAAAATGCTGTTGATAGCCTTTCATTTCTCCCTTCTGACGTGATCGGAAGCTATAGTGGCAAAACCATAGAAATCATCGATACAGATGCAGAAGGTAGACTAATCCTCGCAGATGGACTCTCCTATTTAGTCAAAAACTACAAAAATGATCACGTTCTTGACTTTGCTACCTTGACAGGAAGTGCCGTGGGAACATTTGGTTATAATTGTGCAGCTTTATTTACAAATGACAAAGTACTTTCAGAGAATCTACAAAATGCAGGAGATCAAATCAGTGAAAGAATGTGGCCACTCCCCCTTTGGGACAGTTACAAATCTGAGATGGATAGTGAAATTGCAGACATCAAAAATTACAATGGCAAACCTGTAGCAGGTGCGATTACCGCTGCTAAATTTTTGGAAGCTTTTACAGAAAACCATCCTTCTTGGGCACATCTTGACATCGCTGGTACTGCTTTTGGAGATTCTGAATTTGCAAAAACCAAACATGCTACTGCTTATGGTGTCCATTTAATTGTTAAATTGTTGCAAAACTTATAA
- a CDS encoding citrate synthase: protein MSDTAKLSYGGKEYELPVIEGTENEKAIDVAKLRAQTGLITIDPGFKNTGSTSSAITYLDGENGILKYRGYGIEELAEKSSFLEVAYLLIYGDLPSQKEYEFFTREITTHTLVHEDIKKILDGFPSNSHPMGVLSSLICSLTAFYPESLDPTRNEKDVNLSIVRLLAKIPTFAAWAFKNKVGHPVNYPDNSLDYCSNFLKMMFALPAEKYDVDPVVAKALDQLLILHADHEQNCSTSTVRMVGSSQASIYASISAGINALWGPLHGGANQAVIEMLEAIKTDGGDTKKFIDKAKDKNDSFRLMGFGHRVYKNFDPRAKIIKKAADDVLAKLGVNDPILGIAKELEEAALNDQYFIERNLYPNVDFYSGIIYRALGIPTDMFTVMFAIGRLPGWIAQWKEMRENNEPIGRPRQVYTGATDRSYVSMNKRG from the coding sequence ATGTCAGATACAGCCAAGTTATCATACGGAGGAAAAGAATACGAACTCCCAGTAATTGAAGGTACAGAGAATGAAAAAGCTATTGATGTTGCAAAATTAAGAGCTCAAACTGGCTTGATCACTATAGATCCAGGGTTTAAAAATACAGGTTCCACTTCAAGTGCAATTACTTATCTAGATGGTGAAAATGGTATTTTGAAATACAGAGGATATGGTATTGAGGAGCTTGCTGAAAAATCTTCATTTTTAGAGGTTGCCTATTTATTGATTTATGGTGACTTGCCTAGCCAAAAGGAATACGAGTTTTTCACAAGAGAAATCACTACCCACACATTGGTTCATGAAGATATCAAAAAAATCCTTGATGGATTCCCATCTAATTCTCATCCAATGGGGGTCTTATCATCCCTGATTTGCTCTCTTACTGCTTTCTACCCAGAATCATTAGATCCTACAAGAAATGAAAAAGACGTAAATCTTAGTATAGTGAGACTTTTGGCTAAAATCCCAACATTTGCTGCTTGGGCTTTCAAAAACAAAGTAGGTCATCCAGTCAACTATCCTGACAACAGTCTTGATTACTGCTCAAATTTCTTAAAAATGATGTTTGCGCTACCAGCTGAGAAATATGATGTAGATCCTGTTGTAGCTAAAGCATTAGATCAATTGTTAATTCTTCATGCAGATCACGAGCAAAACTGCTCTACTTCTACCGTAAGAATGGTTGGCTCGTCTCAAGCAAGCATCTACGCATCCATCTCTGCTGGTATCAATGCACTTTGGGGCCCACTTCATGGAGGTGCAAACCAAGCTGTAATCGAGATGTTAGAAGCAATCAAAACTGATGGTGGCGACACTAAAAAATTTATTGACAAAGCAAAAGATAAAAATGATTCTTTCAGATTAATGGGCTTTGGACATAGAGTTTACAAAAACTTCGATCCAAGAGCAAAAATAATCAAGAAAGCTGCTGATGATGTTTTGGCTAAGTTAGGAGTTAATGATCCAATTTTAGGCATTGCAAAAGAACTTGAAGAAGCTGCTTTGAATGATCAGTATTTCATTGAAAGAAATCTCTACCCAAATGTGGATTTTTATTCTGGAATCATTTACAGAGCCTTAGGAATTCCAACTGATATGTTTACCGTAATGTTTGCTATCGGAAGACTTCCAGGCTGGATTGCTCAATGGAAAGAAATGAGAGAAAACAATGAACCAATTGGAAGACCTCGTCAAGTCTATACAGGGGCAACTGACAGATCTTATGTTTCTATGAATAAAAGAGGTTAA